A segment of the uncultured Desulfobulbus sp. genome:
TCTCCTGATATCCATTTTAACTTGGCCGAAGAAGAAAAAAGATTGGCGCCATGAGCCGAACCCGTATCTTTGCGGCACCGGCTACAATGACAAAGATAGAAATTATCAAAATCGCCTTCTATTTCGAAAGTAACTTCGCCACAAAGGCATGACCCTGGCTTAATACACATAGTTATCCTAACTCCTCATGATTGTGCCTTATACAACGTTGGTACATAACGTGATGATCACCGTTTTATTTCACTCTGCGAGCCAGATACAAACCAACATGTCAGCTTTCCAGGACTTCTCGCAATTTCATTCCCAAGTCTTTCTTTGAAAAGGGTTTTTGAATGAAGTGTACGTTATCGTCCAACACGCCGTGGTGGGCGATAACGTTCGCGGTATAGCCGGACATAAACAGACGTTTGATATCCGGGTAATGGGAGAGAAGGTTTTCGGCTAACACCCTGCCATTCATTTCTGGCATCACAACGTCAGTCATCAACAGGTCGATCCTTCCCCGATATTCATTAGCCAGGCGGATAGCCTCGCTAGGAGTGGCGGCTGCTAACACTCTAAATCCAATTCTTTCCAGCATAGTGGTGGTCATTTCCAAAATAGCTGACTCATCTTCCACGAGGAGAATGGTTTCGTTTCCGTGCTCGGCAAGGTTGTCAATGGGTTTTTCTGACACTTCGGCTGATTTTGTACCAGATACCGGTAAATAAATCTTAAATGTCGTTCCCTGACCCAGTTCACTATAAACGTAAATGAAACCGTTATTCTGTTTTATCATGCCATAAATCGATGCCAGTCCCAGACCGGTACCTTGACCTTCTTCCTTGGTAGTAAAAAAAGGTTCAAAGATATGATTCATGGTTTTCTTATCCATACCACACCCATTATCGCTAACCTCGAGCAATACGTAGTCTCCAGGTTTCGCCTCCGGATGATCTTGACAATAATCTTCATCAAAACTTTTTTCACTTGTTTCTAAAGTGATCTTGCCCACTCCGTCAATTGCGTCCCGAGCGTTGACACAAAGATTGGCGAGGAGTTGGTCGATTTGGCAGGGGTCGATCTTAATCGATTGGACGTTTCTGCCAGGATGCCAGAGCAGGTCGACATCCTCACCAATTAGCCGACGGAGCATACTAAGCATTCCCTCTATTATATCGTTTATATCTATGACCTTGGGAGCAATGGTCTGCTTGCGAGCAAAGGCCAGCAGCTGTCGAGTTAGATCTGCCGAACGCTTACCGGCTTGTTGAATGCTATTCACGTTGGCATAAAGTGGCGACGCAGGGTCTATTTTCTCAAGGGCCAACTCGGCATAACCGATAATTACACTCAGCATATTATTAAAGTCATGAGCTATGCCGCCGGCCAGACGACCAACCGATTCCATTTTCTGAGACTGATTAAGCTGGTCTTGAAGTTTTTCTCGTTCAGCTTGGGATTTTTTAATTTCAGTGATATCAGAAGTAATCGTGGCAAAAAGATTCTTTCGAGGCGAAACTACAGAGACAAGAAAATGTTTATCCATGGGAGCATAATAAGTCACAAATTCATCCGATTCACCAGATAGAGCAACTCCGGCATATAGATCAATATATGGCGCTGAATCGGTTTTATATACTTCTGTGGCTGTTTTGCCGATCGCTGTTTCCTTTTTAATTTTGGTTATCTGGCAAAAGGCCTGATTACAGTCCAGAATCCGGTAATTACATGGCATTCCTTTGTCATCAAAAACAAGTTCGTGTACAACCACCATCTCTGTCATGGCTGAAAATAGCGAATGAAGTTTTTCTTCGCTCTCTCGCAAGGCTTCTTCTGCCTGCTTTTTCTCAGTGATATCCTGAAAAGAACCCTGCACTTTAATAATTTGTTCTTTTTCGTTCTTCACTGCCCTACCAGTTGCTCTTACCCAGACATGTTTTCCTTCTTGTGTGATGATCTCCATTTCTTCATCGTAGGAATTGCCTTCTTTTGCACAGGAATTGAAACACTGTGTAATCTTTTTCCGCCATTTTGGGGCATAGAATTGAATGGCTTCCTGCACAGATGGTGAATAACCAAAAGGCATATCATGAATTTCTGCAACAGCATCCGACCAAGTACAGATATTCTTTTCCAAATCGACACTCCAACCTCCAAATTTGGCGGTTTCGCTGGCAATTTGAAGCAGTGCATAATTTGATTTCAGGGCTTCTTCCGCACGCCTGCGTTCTGTTATATCGCGGGCATAACCGGCCGAACCAATAACAATATCTTGGTTGTCAGATATAGGCGTTTTGAATGTTTCAAACCATCTTCTTTGACCTTTATCAAAAATAACTTCTTCTTTGTTAAGTGTTGTTTTGGATCTTAAAATTTCTGCATCATCTGCAATATATTTTTTAGCCAGATCTTTTGGCCAAATATCCAAATCGGTTTTGCCAACCAAAAGCTGGGAATCATTCAAACCACAGGAATTCGCAAACTTAGAATTTACTGTCAAGAACCTTCCTTCAGTGTCTTTCAGCCATATTAAACCAGGTAAATTTTCTATCATTGCAGAAAGATATGATTCGCGTAGGCGCAACAAGTCCTCAGTTTTTTTTTGTTTGGTGATGTCTCGTACACTAGCGATTACTCCGTTAATTGCGGGTTCATTCAGAAAACTCTGAGCAATTGCTTCCGAATATACCCACCCGTCGGTTTTATGAATATGTCGATACTGTACAGTAATTACGTTTTTGGGGTTTGTTAAAACCTCATCCCACGCTGCCATAACATTGGCTATATCATCCGGGTGTATGATGGAGTCCAGCGCCCTCCCTTCAAGTTCACTGACCGAAAACCCTGTAATCCTCTCCGAGGCGGGGCTGACGTACTTTTGACTGCCATCTGCGTTGAAGATTACCAAACTGTCTGAAGAGTTTTTAACGAGAAATCGAAACTTTTCTTCACTTTCTCGTAATTTGTTTGTTGATTGATTTATTTTATCCTGCAGTCGAACAATGAGAAAAAATAGGAGGCAGGAAGTAAATACAATAAAAAATACTCCTTTTAGAATACTTATAATTGTTATAATTTTTTCATTATGAACCATCCAGCCTACTATCGTATCTGAAAAATAAATCCAAGAAAATCCAAAAAAAATATATATGGAGACAATTTTTGCAGCTTCGCGGTACCTAAAAAAATTCTTTGAAAACCCCATGCTATTATACCCATCTCCATAGAAAATTATATTTTTCGACTTCAATTTAATTGTTCCATCAATGTAGCATGAAAGTCGAAGGATGCCCTCTGTTCTTTTTGACAGAATTGAAACATGTCTCAAATGCACACTGAAGCTGTTATTGGTATAAGCAAAATACTTTGATTAATATTATTTACGAGAGGATTGGAATACCTATTCCCTTAGAATTGTTCAGCAATGTAGCCACCATAATAATAAATTACTAAAGAACACATCAGAATTGATCCACTAAAATCGGAATTGCGAGTTAGCCTAAAAATCAGGACTTGAATAACTGAGCAATGAGCATGGTATTGGCAAGTCGAAGGTTATAAATATGATATCGCACCCCAACTTGAAATACTCCCTGATGCTGTTTCATGGAGGAATATTGACCGATGAAAAGATAACCGGCCTGAGGATTACACTACCCTTGAAACGCTGCGCTTCATTCCGATCCGGTTGTTTGAATGTTTGAAATATTGGGCTCCGTCCCCGTTTTGCGCGTTTTGGCCCGTTTTGTCGCCGTTTTTTCGATTTTGGCAGGGCTGCGGGTTACGATCGACAGGAGAAATATGGACTCAGCATAAATCCTAGCCTGGCTCCAATTCTACGCTTCGTTGCGAGAATATATTGAGCGAACGAGGCTTTCAAGTTGTCCTGAAGCGTGAGGAAGGCCACCTTTAAAAAGCGGCTTTCCTCATTCCAAGTGATTCACTTTTGTTAACTCTCTAAGCTTAAATTCCATTTGGTGAAATTTTGTCGATGAATACTTTCGAATTATCTCAGATTCTAAATTATCAGTTTTTTGTAAAACTTTTACGTATCGTTCACCTTCTCTTAAATCTGCGCTTATATGATTAACAGCATCAAGTAGCTGCCAGGAAACAGGATTCGACCATTCAAACATTTGATTAAGCTCTGAACAAAATTTCGATTTGATTCCTTTACGAATTTTAGGTGGAAAAACGAAATTAATTCCAATGTCATTATTTTTTAATTGTTCAGTTTTTGTTGACAAATATGTAATTCCACAGAGTTTATCGCTAGTACTCCCAATCCATTGTGTTATCAAATTCGGTATAATGTATTCAACAATAAAATTTGAACCAGGATATTGAGCGGAAAAACTGCAAGAAAGAACTATCGGCCAAAAAATCAGATAGGCTTTTGAATATTCGAGTAAAGCTCTCGATGGATCAATAAAAAAATCTAAGTTAATGAGCTGTAGAGATTCGAGTGAAAATGCAAAGTCTATCACATTAAATTCTTTACTATATTCATTTGAATTGAATCGAGAAATGAATAATTCTGACAGATTTGGTTTCCCCATTTCTTGCCAGCAGACATAAAGCGACGACCCAAGATACAGACATGGCAAACCAGCTATTGAATATCTTTGCGGTTTTATGAGATGACGTTTGTTGAAAGGAACGTGGAATATTTCATCTCGACTATTTAAATGAGTCTCACTTTTCCTGACACGGTAAAGAGATTTGCGGCTATTATTACCATTATTATAGATAAAAAGATTTCTCGTTAGGATTGGTAAGTTTTCTTTTAAAACATCTAACTTCATTAATTTTTCGATTTGATCGTACGCCTTACCGGCGCTACCAGACAAATACAGATCGACACTCTTTAATAAAATTTGTCGAATCTTATTAATATCTTTTACCTTGCTTTTGAGCCAAAGAGGCAATGGATCATTGCTTTTTAATTCCGTGATTCTTTTTTTATATAGGTCTATATACTCATTAAGCTTTTCACGATAGCTAGTGCTTTCATCTGCGGAAAAAGGCAGCTTGAGTGCATTATCTTGCAAAAGATGTTCAAGAATTTCCTGGAGCTCATTCATTACTAACCGTTAATGTCTTAATAAGAATTATTCCTCAAAAATCAAACTGACCACTTGTGACGTCAACTATCTCCTGAGAGCCGTTTTCAATAAACAGGAGTTATATGAACTCAGCGAACACAGTGGTACCCCCTGCTTGTTACCTGGATAAAGAAACCGCAAAAACTGTACCAAGAATTTCTTTATCCAAAATGAAGTTGATTTTCATACATTATAAAATATCGAGTTCTTATTTATATAGCTGTAAAAACAATCTTATTTTCTCTACTCTCCATAATCCTTTAATATTTCTTTAAACCAATCAGCTATCGCCTCTCCATCAGATAAAGGATGATTCTGATACAGCCTTTCTGAAGCGGAATACCCTTTTTCTGCGTAACATATAATTAAATCACGATTATTTCTGTTAATGTAAAGCAAGACTAATTTATGGAAAGAGATAGATATATCTCGGAGCCTTTCAGCGGTTTCGCCAAATTCGTTGAGGATCCGTTGGCGGGTTTTGAGGCTGTCCTCGAATAAAGCCTGGGCTTGATCTACCTGGTCCTGCATTAACAGGATGTCGCCTACTTTATTTTGAGAAACAGATATATCTCGGAGCCTTTCAGCGGTTTCGCCAAATTCGTTGAGGATCCGTTGGCTGGTTTTGAGGCTGTCCTCGAATAAAGCCTGGGCTTGATCTACCTGGTCCTGCTTTAACAGGATGTCGCCTACTCTGTATTGTGAGACATATATATCTCGGAGCCTTTCAGCGGTTTCGCCAAATTCGTTGAGGATCCGTTGGCTGGTTTTGAGGCTGTCCTCGAATAAAGCCTGGGCTTGATCTACCTGGTCCTGCTTTAACAGGATGTCGCCTACTCTGTATTGTGAGACATATATATCTCGGAGCCTTTCAGCGGTTTCGCCAAATTCGTTGAGGATCCGTTGGCGGGTTTTGAGGCTGTCCTCGAATAAAGCCTGGGCTTGATCTACCTGGTCCTGCATTAACAGGATGTCGCCTACTTTATCTTGCGAGATAGATATATCTCGGAGCCTTTCAGCGGTTTCGCCAAATTCGTTGAGGATCCGTTGGCGGGTTTTGAGGCTGTCCTCGAATAAAGGCTGGGCTTGATCTACCTGGTCCTGCTTTAACAGGATGTCGCCTACTTTATCTTGCGAGATAGATATATCTCGGAGCCTTTCAGCGGTTTCGCCAAATTCGTTGAGGATCCGTTGGCGGGTTTTGAGGCTGTCCTCGAATAAAGCCTGGGCTTGATCTACCTGGTCCTGCATTAACAGGATGTCGCCTACTTTATTTTGAGAAACAGATATATCTCGGAGCCTTTCAGCGGTTTCGCCAAATTCGTTGAGGATCCGTTGGCGGGTTTTGAGGCTGTCCTCGAATAAAGCCTGGGCTTGATCTACCTGGTCCTGCATTAACAGGATGTCGCCTACTTTATTTTGAGAAACAGATATATCTCGGAGCCTTTCAGCGGTTTCGCCAAATTCGTTGAGGATCCGTTGGCTGGTTTTGAGGCTGTCCTCGAATAAAGCCTGGGCTTGATCTACCTGGTCCTGCTTTAACAGGATGTCGCCTACTTTATC
Coding sequences within it:
- a CDS encoding PAS domain S-box protein, with translation MGFSKNFFRYREAAKIVSIYIFFGFSWIYFSDTIVGWMVHNEKIITIISILKGVFFIVFTSCLLFFLIVRLQDKINQSTNKLRESEEKFRFLVKNSSDSLVIFNADGSQKYVSPASERITGFSVSELEGRALDSIIHPDDIANVMAAWDEVLTNPKNVITVQYRHIHKTDGWVYSEAIAQSFLNEPAINGVIASVRDITKQKKTEDLLRLRESYLSAMIENLPGLIWLKDTEGRFLTVNSKFANSCGLNDSQLLVGKTDLDIWPKDLAKKYIADDAEILRSKTTLNKEEVIFDKGQRRWFETFKTPISDNQDIVIGSAGYARDITERRRAEEALKSNYALLQIASETAKFGGWSVDLEKNICTWSDAVAEIHDMPFGYSPSVQEAIQFYAPKWRKKITQCFNSCAKEGNSYDEEMEIITQEGKHVWVRATGRAVKNEKEQIIKVQGSFQDITEKKQAEEALRESEEKLHSLFSAMTEMVVVHELVFDDKGMPCNYRILDCNQAFCQITKIKKETAIGKTATEVYKTDSAPYIDLYAGVALSGESDEFVTYYAPMDKHFLVSVVSPRKNLFATITSDITEIKKSQAEREKLQDQLNQSQKMESVGRLAGGIAHDFNNMLSVIIGYAELALEKIDPASPLYANVNSIQQAGKRSADLTRQLLAFARKQTIAPKVIDINDIIEGMLSMLRRLIGEDVDLLWHPGRNVQSIKIDPCQIDQLLANLCVNARDAIDGVGKITLETSEKSFDEDYCQDHPEAKPGDYVLLEVSDNGCGMDKKTMNHIFEPFFTTKEEGQGTGLGLASIYGMIKQNNGFIYVYSELGQGTTFKIYLPVSGTKSAEVSEKPIDNLAEHGNETILLVEDESAILEMTTTMLERIGFRVLAAATPSEAIRLANEYRGRIDLLMTDVVMPEMNGRVLAENLLSHYPDIKRLFMSGYTANVIAHHGVLDDNVHFIQKPFSKKDLGMKLREVLES
- a CDS encoding tetratricopeptide repeat protein — translated: MQDQVDQAQALFEDSLKTRQRILNEFGETAERLRDISISQDKVGDILLKQDQVDQAQALFEDSLKTSQRILNEFGETAERLRDISVSQNKVGDILLKQDQVDQAQALFEDSLKTSQRILNEFGETAERLRDISVSQNKVGDILLMQDQVDQAQALFEDSLKTRQRILNEFGETAERLRDISISQDKVGDILLKQDQVDQAQALFEDSLKTSQRILNEFGETAERLRDISVSQNKVGDILLMQDQVDQAQALFEDSLKTRQRILNEFGETAERLRDISVSQNKVGDILLMQDQVDQAQALFEDSLKTRQRILNEFGETAERLRDISISQDKVGDILLKQDQVDQAQPLFEDSLKTRQRILNEFGETAERLRDISISQDKVGDILLMQDQVDQAQALFEDSLKTRQRILNEFGETAERLRDIYVSQYRVGDILLKQDQVDQAQALFEDSLKTSQRILNEFGETAERLRDIYVSQYRVGDILLKQDQVDQAQALFEDSLKTSQRILNEFGETAERLRDISVSQNKVGDILLMQDQVDQAQALFEDSLKTRQRILNEFGETAERLRDISISFHKLVLLYINRNNRDLIICYAEKGYSASERLYQNHPLSDGEAIADWFKEILKDYGE